The Neofelis nebulosa isolate mNeoNeb1 chromosome 16, mNeoNeb1.pri, whole genome shotgun sequence genome includes a window with the following:
- the LOC131498057 gene encoding uncharacterized protein LOC131498057 — MACSAGVTAPQATPSDPCQIREEAEAPLEAHSLLLPWLRTPQRGCPQLYTCLRPAALRPSTFAQTVRNAFHLISRNVLILSPEVPGGKEGPRRPEEEPGGVGGAESPGRQRSREVSHRLPGAGQGAQTALPGLTGYSAQTANLSKTPSSLASLTFPSAAASPAISAPCRPPVPQSPRPLTNVLWKKGEGKVPNTTELRPHTHTKKRKEKETNKKGKKEIPSPETDSLNQRGKPPNRQICNSSQDRGAAGGVPAAGGHQRRQPRAWGRSERGGVPGAPGALAPPNGPPKTQSSAANNTCGFLLDLPGAGAARLAVSPSPRRLSPPPPPPLARALPLASSRTRRPDEILGRKKCERSHDSFLSARRSRRHRARSFSLALPRAPRLSRPAFPSQQPLRAPSVAIIHGPPEDRSPLGEEWGKGMENIRARYIT; from the exons ATGGCCTGCTCAGCCGGAGTCACAGCCCCCCAGGCCACCCCCTCAGATCCCTGCCAGATCCGGGAGGAGGCAGAGGCGCCCCTGGAAGCCCACTCCCTCCTGCTACCCTGGCTCAGAACCCCCCAGCGTGGCTGCCCCCAATTGTACACCTGCCTCAGGCCAGCCGCCCTCCGCCCCTCAACCTTCGCCCAAACCGTCAG AAATGCTTTCCATCTCATCTCCAGAAACGTCCTCATCCTGTCTCCAGAAGTGCCAG GCGGCAAGGAGGGGCCGCGGCGGCCGGAGGAAGAGCCCGGAGGCGTCGGGGGCGCCGAGTCCCCGGGGAGGCAGCGCTCTCGGGAAGTTTCCCACCGGTTGCCTGGAGCAGGACAGGGTGCGCAGACGGCCCTCCCCGGGCTGACCGGCTACAGCGCGCAAACTGCGAACTTGAGCAAAACTCCTTCGTCTCTGGCGTCCCTCACCTTCCCATCCGCGGCCGCCAGCCCCGCCATCTCAGCCCCCTGTCGTCCACCAGTGCCACAGTCGCCAAGACCTCTCACCAACGTATTGtggaagaaaggggaggggaaagtCCCCAACACAACCGAACTgcggccacacacacacacaaaaaaaagaaaagaaaaagaaacaaacaaaaaaggaaagaaagaaattccttctCCTGAGACCGATTCCCTCAACCAGCGTGGAAAACCCCCAAACAGGCAAATCTGCAACTCCAGCCAAGATCGCGGCGCGGCGGGAGGGGTGCCCGCGGCCGGCGGCCACCAGCGCCGGCAGCCCCGGGCTTGGGGCAGGTCTGAGCGCGGCGGCGTCCCGGGGGCTCCGGGAGCCCTCGCGCCCCCGAACGGCCCCCCGAAGACACAAAGCTCTGCCGCCAACAATACCTGCGGGTTCCTCCTGGATCTCCCGGGCGCCGGCGCTGCGCGTCTCGCCGTCTCCCCTTCCCCGCGccgtctctctcctcctcctcctcctcctctcgcGCGCGCTCTCCCCCTCGCCTCTTCCAGAACGCGGCGGCCAGATGAGatccttgggagaaaaaaatgtgagcGCTCGCACGATTCCTTTCTCTCCGCCCGCCGCTCGCGGCGGCACCGGGCTCGCTCCTTCTCCCTCGCGCTCCCGCGCGCGCCGCGCCTCTCGCGCCCCGCGTTTCCTTCTCAGCAGCCCCTGCGAGCGCCCTCAGTAGCCATTATTCACGGGCCACCGGAGGACAGGAG CCCCCTTGGagaagaatgggggaaggggatggagaacatcAGGGCAAGATACATCACATGA